The Mastomys coucha isolate ucsf_1 unplaced genomic scaffold, UCSF_Mcou_1 pScaffold11, whole genome shotgun sequence genome includes a window with the following:
- the Slc11a2 gene encoding natural resistance-associated macrophage protein 2 isoform X2, with amino-acid sequence MVLDPEEKMPDDGASGDHGDSASLGAINPAYSNSSLPHSTGDSEEPFTTYFDEKIPIPDEEYSCFSFRKLWAFTGPGFLMSIAYLDPGNIESDLQSGAVAGFKLLWVLLLATIVGLLLQRLAARLGVVTGLHLAEVCHRQYPKVPRIILWLMVELAIIGSDMQEVIGSAIAINLLSAGRVPLWGGVLITIADTFVFLFLDKYGLRKLEAFFGFLITIMALTFGYEYITVKPSQSQVLRGMFVPSCPGCRTPQVEQAVGIVGAVIMPHNMYLHSALVKSRQVNRANKQEVREANKYFFIESCIALFVSFIINVFVVSVFAEAFFEKTNEQVVEVCKNNSSPHADLFPDDNSTLAVDIYKGGVVLGCYFGPAALYIWAVGILAAGQSSTMTGTYSGQFVMEGFLNLRWSRFARVILTRSIAIIPTLLVAVFQDVEHLTGMNDFLNVLQSLQLPFALIPILTFTSLRPVMSEFSNGIGWRIAGGILVLIVCSINMYFVVVYVQELGHVALYVVAAVVSVAYLTFVFYLGWQCLIALGLSFLDCGRSYRLGLTAQPELYLLNTVDADSLVSR; translated from the exons ATGGCGCTTCTGGGGACCATGGAGACTCTGCCAGCCTTGGCGCCATCAACCCTGCCTACAGCAACTCCTCCCTCCCACATTCCACTGGCGACTCTGAGGAGCCCTTCACCACCTACTTTGACGAGAAAATCCCCATTCCTGACGAGGAG TACTCTTGTTTTAGCTTTCGAAAACTCTGGGCGTTCACAGGACCTGGCTTTCTTATGAGCATTGCCTACCTGGATCCAGGAAACATCGAGTCAGATTTGCAGTCTGGAGCAGTGGCTGGGTTTAAG cttctctggGTGCTCCTCTTGGCCACCATCGTGGGGCTGCTGCTCCAGCGCCTTGCAGCAAGACTTGGAGTGGTCACCGGCTTGCATCTTGCTGAAGTGTGTCACCGTCAGTATCCCAAG GTCCCACGGATCATCCTGTGGCTGATGGTGGAGTTGGCAATCATTGGTTCTGATATGCAGGAAGTCATTGGCTCAGCTATCGCCATCAATCTCCTATCGGcaggaag GGTTCCCCTGTGGGGTGGAGTCCTCATCACCATCGCAGAtacttttgtatttctctttctggACAAATATG GCTTGCGGAAGCTGGAAGCATTTTTTGGCTTTCTCATCACTATCATGGCCCTCACCTTTGGATATGAG TACATTACAGTGAAGCCCAGCCAGAGCCAAGTACTCAGGGGCATGTTCGTGCCGTCCTGTCCAGGCTGCCGCACCCCCCAGGTGGAGCAGGCCGTGGGTATCGTGGGAGCCGTGATCATGCCACACAACATGTACCTGCATTCTGCCTTAGTCAAG TCTAGACAGGTGAACCGGGCCAATAAGCAGGAAGTGCGGGAGGCCAATAAGTACTTCTTCATCGAGTCCTGCATTGCGCTCTTTGTTTCCTTCATCATCAACGTCTTTGTTGTCTCCGTCTTTGCCGAAGCATTTTTTGAGAAAACCAATGAGCAGGTG GTTGAAGTCTGCAAAAATAACAGCAGCCCCCATGCTGACCTCTTTCCTGATGACAACTCTACTCTGGCTGTGGACATCTACAAAGGG GGTGTTGTGCTTGGATGTTACTTCGGGCCTGCAGCTCTCTACATCTGGGCAGTGGGGATCCTGGCTGCCGGTCAGAGCTCCACCATGACTGGAACCTATTCTGGCCAGTTTGTTATGGAG GGATTCCTGAACCTAAGATGGTCGCGCTTTGCCCGAGTGATCCTGACCCGGTCTATCGCCATCATCCCCACCCTGCTTGTTGCTGTCTTCCAAGATGTGGAGCACCTAACAGGGATGAATGATTTCCTGAATGTTCTGCAGAGCTTACAG CTTCCCTTTGCTCTCATACCCATCCTCACGTTCACAAGCCTGCGGCCAGTGATGAGTGAGTTTTCCAATGGAAT aggctggaggatcgcGGGTGGCATCTTGGTCCTAATCGTCTGCTCCATCAACATGTATTTTGTGGTGGTTTACGTCCAGGAGCTGGGGCACGTGGCACTGTATGTGGTGGCTGCAGTGGTTAGCGTGGCTTATTTGACCTTTGTGTTCTACTTG GGTTGGCAGTGTTTGATTGCATTGGGCCTGTCTTTCCTGGACTGTGGACGCTCG